In Hippoglossus stenolepis isolate QCI-W04-F060 chromosome 20, HSTE1.2, whole genome shotgun sequence, the following are encoded in one genomic region:
- the LOC118099705 gene encoding muscarinic acetylcholine receptor M5, translating into MENSTFGNTSHVQITAHGLWEVIAIATVSAIVSLITIVGNVLVLLSFKVNSQLKTVNNYYLLSLAFADLIIGVLSMNLYTTYILMGYWSLGNLACDLWLAVDYVASNASVMNLLVISFDRYFSITRPLTYRAKRTPKRAAIMIGLAWLVSFVLWAPPILCWQYFVGERKVPQEQCQIQFLTEPVITFGTAIAAFYIPVSVMTILYCRIYKETQRRTKDLAELQGLATESIPEGTKPQKTLIHSCFHFTRERRDRSQASWSSSNQSNATKTTTRSDEAWAKADQITSFNSYTSSEEEEQHASLETPQGSFKEQSSEQSNKNGQVTDYAEDQFFSSPQKKNSKKCIAYKFRPGSKGKKSSPPPATPCLPETEPPAKHASPSSSSTTSKPMDPVLKSQITKRKRMVLVKEKKAAQTLSAILLAFILTWTPYNIMVLISTFCTECIPMSLWHLGYWLCYVNSTINPMCYALCNKTFQKTFRMLLLCQWRRRRRGEDKLYWCGQNPNANNKMT; encoded by the coding sequence ATGGAGAACAGCACCTTTGGCAACACATCACACGTCCAAATTACGGCTCACGGCCTTTGGGAGGTTATAGCCATCGCCACGGTGTCGGCCATCGTCAGCCTGATAACTATAGTTGGTAACGTGCTGGTGTTGCTGTCGTTCAAAGTGAACAGCCAGCTGAAGACTGTGAACAACTACTACCTCCTGAGTTTGGCGTTCGCTGACCTCATCATCGGCGTGCTGTCCATGAACTTGTACACCACATACATACTGATGGGTTACTGGTCCTTGGGGAACCTGGCGTGTGACCTCTGGCTTGCAGTGGATTATGTGGCCAGCAACGCTTCGGTCATGAACTTGCTCGTCATCAGCTTCGACAGGTACTTCTCCATCACGAGGCCGCTGACCTACAGGGCAAAGAGGACTCCAAAGAGAGCCGCCATCATGATCGGACTTGCATGGCTGGTGTCTTTTGTCCTCTGGGCGCCTCCCATCTTGTGCTGGCAGTACTTTgtaggagagagaaaagtgcCTCAGGAACAGTGTCAGATCCAGTTTTTGACCGAGCCTGTGATCACATTTGGAACCGCCATCGCTGCTTTCTACATCCCCGTCTCTGTCATGACTATCCTGTACTGCAGGATCTACAAGGAGACGCAGAGACGCACCAAAGACCTGGCAGAGCTGCAAGGCCTCGCGACAGAAAGTATTCCAGAAGGAACTAAACCACAGAAAACTCTCATTCACTCCTGCTTTCATTTcaccagagagaggagggaccGGAGTCAGGCCTCCTGGTCCTCATCCAACCAAAGTAACGCCACCAAGACGACCACCAGGTCAGACGAGGCGTGGGCCAAAGCCGACCAGATCACTTCCTTCAACAGCTACACCtcatctgaggaggaggagcaacaCGCTTCACTAGAAACTCCACAGGGGTCTTTCAAAGAGCAAAGCAGTGAGCAAAGTAATAAGAACGGGCAAGTGACTGATTATGCAGAAGATcagtttttctcctctcctcaaaAGAAGAACAGCAAAAAGTGCATCGCTTATAAATTCAGACCCGGCTCAAAGGGTAAAAAGAGCAGTCCCCCACCTGCAACACCCTGCCTGCCGGAAACAGAGCCGCCCGCCAAACACGcctccccgtcctcctcctccaccacctccaaaCCCATGGACCCCGTCCTGAAGAGCCAGATCaccaagaggaagaggatggtgctggtgaaggagaaaaaagcGGCCCAGACTCTCAGCGCCATCCTCCTGGCCTTCATCCTCACATGGACGCCGTACAACATCATGGTGCTCATCTCCACCTTCTGCACCGAGTGCATCCCCATGTCCCTGTGGCACCTGGGCTACTGGCTGTGCTACGTCAACAGCACCATCAACCCCATGTGCTACGCCCTGTGCAACAAAACCTTCCAGAAGACCTTCCgcatgctgctgctctgccagtggaggaggaggaggagaggcgagGACAAGCTGTACTGGTGCGGACAAAACCCAAACGCCAACAATAAAATGACTTGA